One genomic region from Haloterrigena gelatinilytica encodes:
- a CDS encoding DUF7836 family putative zinc-binding protein — protein MREGWIRLECADCGEQWTADPAALPAPGNRFRCDHCGSERPIAAFAKTRRGLDILESFHRQPA, from the coding sequence ATGCGAGAGGGTTGGATTCGACTCGAGTGCGCCGATTGCGGGGAACAGTGGACCGCCGATCCGGCCGCCCTCCCGGCGCCCGGAAACCGGTTCCGGTGCGACCACTGCGGGTCGGAACGACCGATCGCGGCGTTCGCCAAGACCCGGCGCGGACTCGACATCCTCGAGTCGTTCCACCGGCAACCGGCGTAG
- a CDS encoding DUF4112 domain-containing protein: MATGSTDDIEAALEEFGDDLPAEVDEAAISRMRTVARALDEGFRLPGTNFRFGLDPIVGILPGAGDTATALVSLYIVAESARMGVSQSTLLRMLANIAVDTIGGSVPILGVLFDAFWKSNKWNVKLAIEELADSSEGSASGPETVVID, translated from the coding sequence ATGGCTACTGGTTCGACCGACGACATCGAGGCGGCCCTCGAGGAGTTCGGCGACGACCTTCCCGCCGAGGTCGACGAGGCAGCGATCAGCCGCATGCGAACCGTCGCTCGCGCCCTCGACGAGGGATTCCGCCTCCCGGGGACGAACTTCCGGTTCGGACTCGATCCGATCGTCGGGATCCTCCCCGGCGCCGGCGACACCGCGACCGCGCTCGTCTCGCTGTACATCGTCGCCGAGTCCGCCCGCATGGGCGTCTCCCAGTCGACGCTCCTGCGCATGCTGGCGAACATCGCCGTCGACACCATCGGCGGCTCGGTTCCCATACTCGGCGTCCTCTTCGACGCCTTCTGGAAGTCCAACAAGTGGAACGTCAAGCTAGCGATCGAGGAACTCGCCGACTCGAGCGAAGGGTCGGCGTCCGGGCCGGAAACCGTCGTCATCGACTAA